Genomic segment of Rana temporaria chromosome 12, aRanTem1.1, whole genome shotgun sequence:
atgcaatgattttttttttattttctttattgtgggggggaaaaaaaaaaaagatatttattattattattattattattattattattattattattattattattattataaaaaaaactggagtgcaaaatctagtgcagctctgcatagaaaccaatcagtttctgggttttattgtcaaagcttgattgaacaagctgaagttggaagctgattggagctgcaccagattttgtactctccagttttagtaaatcaaccacactaTATCAAATGTAAGAATGTGAAATCATCTAGCCTGTGCCTATTAACTCCTTTTGACCACCTTGACTTTGCTGTCACCCTTTTTAATGTAGAGAACGACAAGAACAGATTATGGGGTACCGAAAACGTGGACCTAAACCAAAGCACCATATTTTGTCGGTAAGTTAAAGCTGAAGTTATATTGTTCCCTGGTCACTCTTTCCCCCTCTCATcaacctgccagtggcattttttttaaatgcaacattTCAATTTTCATTACATGGCTTATTTTCATCCCAGTGATGtcatctgtgcttctctatgaaatgcaggcagatcatgactTGTGGGAGGGGAAAGCATGCTGTTGTAGATGGATTTCTGAAAATATCACAGCACCCTACCATAGAACTCCTGTCGAGAGTCCACAGTCCTGATGCAAGACAGCGGGCTGGCCCTTGGGAGTAGTTATGCAAATATCTAAATACCTTGATAGACGAATGTCAGTCTGCAGaggtgggcgttcctaggcagacTGTATTTGCATGTAGATTGCCCTAGGTAATGCCCATATGTGCTGGGTaaaaaagttgtaattttttttgaggcTGCAGAGGAGTCTATTGATTTGGGTGACTACCAAATATTTAATGAGGTCCATGCAGATACTGCCAGCTGTGGCTCATTGAGTAATATGGCAATCAGATGGGTAAAAAACCTTTTTGCTTGATGTAATTTTCCCATTGATAAGCCAGCACTCTTGCCTCTCTCCATCTGCTGGATTTACAGTTTGTGTTTTGGGAAGTGCTGATCTAACCTCTGGTCCACTCCATTGGGGAAGCCATGTGACTAACCCCCATAGTATCCAGTGCCAGTAGTTTCTTTTAGCAAAGGTATTTCAGGATCAGTGTTAAGGAAGTAGGGGGTCTTAGTTTCACttaactggtgtgtgtgtgtatacaattAAAGCTTTTCTATTTTATCACAGGTGCCATCATTTGCTCGTCGTTCCAGTGTGTTGAGTGGCCTTCAGGATGCTACTGTGGACAGCCATACTAAGCTGGAGATGACATCCATAGCAAAGAGCCAGCCTTACCAGTATCAGTTGAACAGTAAAAAACACCACCAATATCAGCCGTATGTCAATGATCACTCCGAAAAGCATCACACGAGTAACAAAAGAAAATATTACTATCAACTGAATAGCAAGAAACATCATCATTACCAACCAGACCCCAAGATGTATGACCAATATCCCTCAGAGAAGGATTCTCAGAACTCTTCCGATCAAAGGAGACATAGGGAGTCCTGGACTCAGAGCCGGCCTATTGAGTTGGAGGCTCCTGCAAAGAATGGCATAGGACTAGCTTTAAATGGCTTGGACAAAAATCTCCCTAGTGGAACTCCCACCAGCACTGTTAAAGAAGTGTCTGGAAATGGCGTTGGGGGCAAaatgaaaattgtgaaaaataaaaataagaatgggAGAATTGTCATAGTTATGAGTAAGTATATGGAGAACGGTATGCAGTCTGTAAAAATTAAGTCTGCGGAGGAGAATTGTGAAACTGAGCCTGGAAGGACAGTGGCCACAAAGGTCACCTGCAATGGTGACAGGACTTGTAACGTGGTTGAAGAAAAACAAGAGAGCTTGAAAAACAGAACGGAGTCCAAAATCACAATAAATGAGAATATAGGGTGTGGAGACAAGAAGACCGCTCCTCTTGCTGGCCTCCGGAGAACCTATTCTAGTGCTGAATCTGTTCTCAACCAGCCTTTGCCACTCACCACCAAGGAGGACAAAACTACATGGACCAATGGAAGCAGTTTATCCTGTAATAAAGAGTCGCCTAAAGAAGTTGTATATATTAACCCTAGAAAAAGGTGTTTGGCCGAGATGGCAGGTGTTGCAGATGCCTCCAAAAAAGTACTTCCTTCACGAAGCGTTAGTGCTCCCGGTAGACTGGAGAACCAGGGTGGTGGTCAGAGCATTTTGCCCATTTCCCCACAAGAGCCAGACATTATTCTATTAGACTCTGATTTGGATGAACCCATAGACTTGCGATGTGTGAAGTCCAGGTGTGACAGCCACCAAGAGACCACGAACCATGTTGTTCAAGTGACTGAAGAA
This window contains:
- the CBX4 gene encoding E3 SUMO-protein ligase CBX4; this encodes MELPAAGEHVFAVESIDKKRVRKGRVEYLVKWRGWSSKYNTWEPEENILDPRLLVAFQNRERQEQIMGYRKRGPKPKHHILSVPSFARRSSVLSGLQDATVDSHTKLEMTSIAKSQPYQYQLNSKKHHQYQPYVNDHSEKHHTSNKRKYYYQLNSKKHHHYQPDPKMYDQYPSEKDSQNSSDQRRHRESWTQSRPIELEAPAKNGIGLALNGLDKNLPSGTPTSTVKEVSGNGVGGKMKIVKNKNKNGRIVIVMSKYMENGMQSVKIKSAEENCETEPGRTVATKVTCNGDRTCNVVEEKQESLKNRTESKITINENIGCGDKKTAPLAGLRRTYSSAESVLNQPLPLTTKEDKTTWTNGSSLSCNKESPKEVVYINPRKRCLAEMAGVADASKKVLPSRSVSAPGRLENQGGGQSILPISPQEPDIILLDSDLDEPIDLRCVKSRCDSHQETTNHVVQVTEESQASEPDDAKEEPRTVFKPFFGNIVITDVTANCLTVTFKEYITV